The proteins below are encoded in one region of Hordeum vulgare subsp. vulgare chromosome 3H, MorexV3_pseudomolecules_assembly, whole genome shotgun sequence:
- the LOC123442433 gene encoding uncharacterized protein LOC123442433: MESSSSSSSLLLSSYTGGSGKRGREVDLEGPEAEAAKRMRPEDLLDLLDDDTDAAAAGDLASVMRSLEKEICAGDLAPPQPELGFLLEASDDELGLPPAAGASSSSDDAGGWEPEEPAAVFGDQIWGFEDEIDGAYAFGGIASSPEAAAAAAAAAAEWGDDGFDAGLFGFGDESFGPSDLAVLRQETMPAV; this comes from the coding sequence ATGGAGagctcctcatcctcctcgtctCTGCTGCTCAGCTCGTATACCGGCGGCAGCGGCAAGAGGGGCAGGGAGGTCGACCTTGAGGGGCCGGAGGCGGAGGCTGCCAAGAGGATGCGGCCCGAGGACCTGCTCGACCTGCTGGACGACGACACCGACGCCGCGGCGGCAGGCGACCTGGCCTCCGTCATGCGGAGCCTGGAGAAGGAGATATGCGCCGGCGACCTAGCCCCGCCGCAGCCGGAGCTGGGGTTCCTGCTCGAGGCCTCGGACGACGAGCTCGGCCTCCCGCCGGCCGCGGGGGCGTCGTCCTCGTCGGACGACGCCGGGGgctgggagccggaggagcccgCTGCCGTCTTCGGGGACCAGATCTGGGGCTTCGAGGACGAGATCGATGGCGCGTATGCCTTTGGCGGCATCGCCTCCTCGCCggaggctgcggcggcggcggccgcggcCGCTGCCGAGTGGGGCGATGACGGCTTCGACGCCGGCCTGTTTGGGTTCGGGGACGAGTCCTTCGGGCCGTCCGATCTCGCCGTGCTCCGCCAGGAGACCATGCCCGCCGTCTGA